From Terriglobia bacterium:
TGACCAGGAAACTGTATCAGTCGGAATCCACCTTCCGTCAGGCTATGGACCGATGTGCCGAGGCTTTGAAAGGTCGCATCGAGAAACCGCTGCTCGAAGTGCTGTTCGAGTCTGGACCAGAAGATAGTTCCCTCCATGATCCTGTCTACGCGCAGCCGGCAAATTTCGCCGTGGAGTATGCAGCCGCTGAGATGTGGCGTTCCTGGGGTGTGGCTCCGTCGGCAGTTGTCGGGCACAGCCTCGGGGAGTTTGGCGCTGCGTGCGTAGCCGGCATGTGCAGTCCTGAGGATGCTATCCGCTTGGTCGCCACGCGTGGACGACTGATGCAGGGACTTCCGCCAACGGGGGCTATGGCAGCCGTGCACGCGCGTGAGGAACTTGTTGCGGCGGCGATTGCAGAGCTGGGCGGTAGAGGCGCCATTGCGGCCGTCAACCATCCTGAACAGACCGTGGTTTCTGGACTGCGGGCCAGTGTCGAGGCCGTCGCCGAGCTCATGCAGGCCCAAGGCATCGAGGTCGAGTGGCTTCGAGCCTACCACGGATACCATTCTCCCGAAATGCAGCCCATGGCTGACGAACTGGTTCGGGCTGCCCGCGGCGCGAAGTTTGACGCGCCTGCCATCAGCTTCGTCTCGACCATGACGGGAAAACCGCTGCTGTCCGGCAAGACACTGGAACCGGAGTACTGGGGCCAGCAGGTGGTGGCGCCCGTGCATTTCGTCGCTGCGGTCAAGAGTCTCAGAGAGCTCCGATACAGCGTGTTTCTGGACATGGGTCCGGCACCGGTATTGGGAGGCATGGGCCGCTATTGCTACCCCGATGGCGTATGGCTTGCAACACTACGTCCAGGCCGCGAAGACTGGGAACAGGCGCTCGATACCCTTGCCGCGCTTCACGTCGCTGGCGTCGCAATCGACTGGGAGGCGTTCGACCGGCCCTACCCGCGGCAACGGATAGCTCTGCCGACGTCTGTCTTCGAGCGGCAGCGTTATTGGGCCGCGGAACCCGATCTGGAGCAACCAGCGCTCCTCAAGACAGCACACGTGGGCACAGCGGTTCACCCGCTGCTTGGGGTACGTGTGGACCACGCCATGCCGACGTTCGAGACTCGCCTTGGCCCCGCAGGAGTCCCCGCCGTCGGTGCGCACCGGATCGGTGAAATGGCGGTCCTGCCAGGTCCGGTTTATTTCGAAATGGCATTGGCTGCGGCAGCGGAAGTTCTAGGACCCGGGCCGCACATGGTCGAAGACCTGGTAATCAAGGAGGCGTTGGTACTCGATGATGCCGATCGCACCGTGCAGACCGTCGTCACCCAGGAAGGACAGGGGACGGGGGTCTTCCAGGTGTGCAGCCGAACTAACAACGGGGATTCCAAGCTCTGGCGCAAGCACGCGAGTGCGCGGCTACGGCCCACGCTGACAGACGAGCTGTCCCACCAAGGCTTGGACCAAGCGAAAACGCGCTGCCCGGAACCAGTCTGCCTGGACGCGCTCCGGGAACAACTCCGGGCGCTTGGTGTCGAGATTCCAGCGATTGATTCCGTCGACAGAGCCTGGCAGGGTACGTCCGAGGTGTTGGCGCATCTTTGCCTGCCGGCGGATCAGGCAGAGCAACGTTCGCGCTATTGCTTCGATCCGGCAGCGGCAGATGCTGCCCTGTTGTCCTTCGCCGCTTTACTGTCCACAACCCCTGCTGAATCGACCGAAGGAAGCTACTTTCTGGCGGGCGTCGACCGGGTCGTTGTTCAGGAACGGCCGGGCGAGAAGCTTTGGAGCTATGCCAAGCTGCGGCCCGTCAATGAGAAACCGGTGCGACTGTATATGGGTGATCTGTTCATCTACAGCGAGGCGGGTGCGATGATTGCCGCCTTCCACGGGTTGCGGTTTCAATGGGCAAATAAGGCGTCGCTAGCGGTTGCCCAATCGCAGGCGGGTCCGGAGAAGGACTGGTTCTACCGCTTGGAGTGGGAACCCACAAATGCCCGCGGGAATTCCGACATAAAGGACAGTGATCGCTCGATACGATCGTCCGTGGACGTTGCCATCGAACGGCTGCCTTCCCAGGCGGAGGCGCATGTTCGGGAGTATCGGCTCGAAGAGTATGAGGCGATGCGTCCAGACCTCGATCGCGCCTGCGCTGGCTACATCGTGAACGCATTCCAGCAGTTGGGCTGGGATCTGGTCCCCGGCGATCGGAAACAGGCGGATGATCTTGCCAGTCGCTTAGGTGTCGCGGCGAAACACAGGCGCCTGTTTGGCCGGCTTCTGAAGGTACTCGATGGCGAAGGGATACTGAAGGCTGATGAAGATACGTGCGAGGTGACCCACCATCCCGGGTCCCTCGCCCCTGACGTCCTCATGGCCGGGTTGCGCGAACGCCACAATCGTCTTAGACCGCAAATCGATCTGGTCGAGAAGTGCGGGCGACGGTTGGGTGCCGTGCTTCGAGCGGAACTGGACCCGCTGCAGTTGTTATTCGAGGGGGGCTCACATGCCGAGACCGAGGCCCTTTACAAGGATTCGCCGTCTGCCAAGGCTTTCAACACCCTCGTAGGAGATGCCGCTGCCGCCTTTGTTGCCGCAGGGTTCCCCAAGGCTAAGCTTCGGGTGCTTGAGATTGGAGCAGGAACCGGCGGAACCTCGGCCTTCGTGTTGCCGGTTCTTCCCGCAGACCGTACGGAGTATTTCTTCACGGACATTTCAGTCGCTTTCCTGGAAAGAGCACGCGAGAAGTTCGCTGAATTCCCCTTTGTTCAGTACGAAATTCTGGACATCGAGCGCAACCCGCAGGTGCAGGCTTTTTCACAAGGCAGCTTTGACCTGGTGATCGCCACCAACGTTCTTCATGCGACCAGTGACATTCGCAAGGCTCTGGCCAATGTCCGTTCGCTGTTAGCGCCGGGAGGAATGCTTCTTCTTCTCGAGGTTACGCGCATTGAAAGATGGGTCGATCTCACCTTCGGCCTGACCGACGGCTGGTGGAAGTTCTCGGACCACGACCTGAGGCCTGAAGGGCCGGCTCTTTCGGCCTCCTGCTGGAAGCAGGTTCTAGGAGAAGCCGGCTTCCAACCAGCAATCGTGGCGGATAGCGAGCGCATCGCCAGCGGGAGTCCGCCGCTGGCTTTAATCGTTGCCGAGGCTGTGGATAAGAAGAGCCCGCAGGCGCTGGATGTGGGTACCCAGGCCGCCGGACCGCGGTGGATCGTGTTTGCTGGAACTGATAATACGGGTACCGCGGTCGTCGACGCCCTCCAGCGTCGTAGGAATCTGTGCGCGATTGTTTCTCCCGGTGATCGATACACGCGCACCGATGTTCACTTCACGGTGGACCCGCAGCGTCCGCAGGACTTCGAACGTGCGATCAGAGAAGCGTCCGATGGATCGCCGAACGAAATCGTGTTCCTCTGGGGTCTGGAGGCCGGACGAGTTTCCGACAACAGCGATGCGGCTGAGAAGGTGACGGCGATGTGTGCAAGCGCTGCTCGCCTTGTCCAGGGCGCGGTCGCTGCGAACGCCGGATCAAGGCTCTGGCTGGTCACCCAGGGTGCACAGGCCGCCGGCAAGACCAGCCATTCCTTGGCGTGCGAGCAGGCAGCGCTGTGGGGACTGGGTCGCGCGATCGCTCTCGAAGAGCCGGACATCTGGGGAGGTCTTCTGGACCTGGATCCAAGAGAACGACTGGAAGATCAGGCCGCTTGGATCATCGGAAATGTGACTTGCGCAGACGGCGAGGATCAGGTAGCGGTGAGGGATGGGTTGCGCCTTGCCGCACGGCTTGCGCGCCTGCCATCGCTGCCTAGTGGAACTCTTTCGGTTGGCCCCGAAGGATCGTACCTGATTACCGGCGGTCTCGGCGCCCTGGGACTGAAGATCGCGCGATGGCTGGTTGAGCATAAAGCACGACACCTCGTCCTTATTGGCAGACGCGGGTTGCCGGAACGTACATCCTGGGCTGATGTTGATCCCACCACCGAAGCCGGCCGTTGCATTGCGGCGGTGAATGCGCTGGAAGCTATGGGCGCAACGGCGAATGTCATGGCCGCCGATGTAAGCGACCGTTCCGGGATGGAGAACCTCTTCGCGCGTTTTGGGCGCGCATGGCCGGCACTCCACGGTGTTGTACATGCTGCGGTAAAAGTTCCGGACGAGCGCCGAATCTGCGACCTCGACGAAAGGGCGTTGCGCGAAATGCTCTCCGCGAAGGTTGCCGGCACGCGAAACCTGATGGACCTGGCGGGAAATCAGCCGCTCGAATTCGTCGCGTTATTTTCCTCAATGGCAGCGTTGCTGGGCTTGAAGGGCGGCGGCCACTACGCGGCCGCGAGCCAGTACCTTGACGCCATCGCACACGATCGGCGGCTGTCGGGCCTGCCGGTTACTAGTATCGACTGGGGTGGCTGGAACGAAATGCGCTCGCCCACGGGCGAAATCCGGCGTGTCGTCCGAGTGGGGCCAACCACCGGTTCCATTCATCCCATGCCATCGTCGAAGGCGCTGGAGGCCATGGAGGCGGCCCTGATCTCCGGATTGCCCCAGGTGGCAGTCGCGGCAATCGATTGGGAGACCTTCCGGTCTCTTCACGAATCGCGGCGTCCCCGAGCACTGACATCCCGGCTCGGATCCCAAGGCAAGCGGACCGCGCCTCCCGTGGGCAAGGAGGGAACGAGAGACCTGCGTTCCCGCTTGTCAGCCGCTGCTCAGACCGAACGGCGGGGCATCCTTCAGACATTCGTCCGCGCCGCCATTGCCCGCGTACTCGGTATCCGGAATCCCGACAGCATTGATCCTGACAAGGGCCTGTTCGAAATGGGACTCGATTCGCTTATGTCTATCGATCTTAAGACGCGGCTTGAGATCGGGGCGGGCCATCCCCTCCCGTCGACGTTGATCTTTAACTATCCAAGCATTTCCGCGCTTACGGAATACCTTGCGGAAGACTTGCTTGGACGAGCGGACCAAGCGTCATCGGAGAGCCGAGCGGAACCCATCCCCGAGACAGGACCGGAGGGCGTTGGGGAAACGATTCAGCCGCGCGAGGCCAGCCGAATGCCCGATGGGCTCGACGGTCTGTCCGATGACCAAGTTGATGACCTTTTGAAGGAGATGCTCGGGCAACCGGGGACGACATTATGACGATTGATACCCATCGGCTCGACAGGCTGGATGCCAACGCCAAGCGGGAACTGCTTGCCCGCTTGCTTCGGGAGCGGCCGATTGCATCCGGTGAGCCATTTGAACTTTCTCTGGGACAGGAGGCACTCTGGTTTCTGCACGAGCTTGCACCCGACAGTACGGCTTATAACGTGGCGTTCTGTGTTCGGGTGCTCTCCGAGGTCGACAGCGAACGTCTCGAGGGCGCACTCCTAAAGCTGCTGGAGCGGCATCCCATGTTGCGATGCACATTCGTGTCGGGCGCCCAGGGGCCGCGGCAGTGCATTGGCCCGGTGCCACAACGCAGCCTCGAACTCGTGGATGCATCCGACTGGAGCGAAGAAGAACTGCGCGGACGTGTGCACGAATACTATCGGCGCCCTTTTGACTTCGCCAGCGGGCCGATCTTCCGGAGCACGTTGTTCCGTCGTCGCGGCACGGGCCACGTCCTGCTCATCTCCGCTCACCACATTGTGTTTGACGCTTGGTCGCTGGGCATTGTCCTGTCGGATTTGGCGACGCTATACGAAAGTGGGGCGGCAGCCGTTTTGCCCCCGAAGGCGGGATCGTATGCCGGTTTCGTGAAGTGGCAGCAGACAATGATTGAGTCCGAGGAAGGACGTGAGGCTTGGGGTTATTGGCGGTCCCGGCTGGAAAGAACCTCATCGACGATTGACCTCCCAACCGACCACCCGCGGCCGAGTGTCCAGAGTTTTCAGGGAGCGACTTTCGATTTTAACTTGCCCGCTACTCTAGCCCTGCAAATCCGCGGATTGGCCCGGGCGGAAAACACCACGCCCTACACCGTACTGGCGGCGGCATTTCATGCACTGCTGCACCGCTATACGGGGGCGCCCGAGGTACCAATCGGGACGCCGCTTGTGGGACGGAGCCAGCAAGAGTTTGAGCACACCGTGGGCTATTTCGTCAATCCTGTTGTCCTGTGCGCGCGCGTCGAATCGGGCACCACCTTTCGGCAACATCTAGCCGCCATGCGGGAGGCTACCATCGCGGCCCTGCAGTACGGTGACTTCCCATTCCTGGAAATCGTCAAGCGCC
This genomic window contains:
- a CDS encoding acyltransferase domain-containing protein — encoded protein: MADFLERISKLPPKKLALLVRDLQQRLDSIEKDKREPIAIVGIGCRFPGGANSPEEFWRLLQDGVDAISEVPPERWDLDSIYDPEPGKPGKTCSRYGGFLKEVDQFDPLFFGISPREAASMDPQQRLLLEVVWETLENAGQSPEKLSETQTGVFVGISGTDYMRVMLACDPKELDMYLATGGALSTASGRISYLLGLHGPSISVDTACSSSLVAFHLACQSIRSGESKIALACGVNLVLNPAVAIALSRSHMLAPDGRCKAFDASGDGFVRSEGCGAVVLKNLSDAVANRDRILALVRGTAANQDGRSSGLTAPNGPSQEAVVRAALAAANTTPSEIDYIETHGTGTSLGDPIEAGALGNVFGRDRDRLPPLTIGSVKTNLGHLESAAGIVGLIKTVLALEREEIPPSLHFKSPNPHIPWDQLPIVVAVKPTPWVRGTRPRLAGVSSFGFSGTNVHVILAEAPIQGVAGSEQDRPAHVYTVSAKSETALVENVRRHAQALGGEHMSLANACYTANAGRAHFPHRVACMSRSLDELRVQLEAFAAGELAPGSVSGNVRGSSPTEVVFLFPGQGAQYPGMTRKLYQSESTFRQAMDRCAEALKGRIEKPLLEVLFESGPEDSSLHDPVYAQPANFAVEYAAAEMWRSWGVAPSAVVGHSLGEFGAACVAGMCSPEDAIRLVATRGRLMQGLPPTGAMAAVHAREELVAAAIAELGGRGAIAAVNHPEQTVVSGLRASVEAVAELMQAQGIEVEWLRAYHGYHSPEMQPMADELVRAARGAKFDAPAISFVSTMTGKPLLSGKTLEPEYWGQQVVAPVHFVAAVKSLRELRYSVFLDMGPAPVLGGMGRYCYPDGVWLATLRPGREDWEQALDTLAALHVAGVAIDWEAFDRPYPRQRIALPTSVFERQRYWAAEPDLEQPALLKTAHVGTAVHPLLGVRVDHAMPTFETRLGPAGVPAVGAHRIGEMAVLPGPVYFEMALAAAAEVLGPGPHMVEDLVIKEALVLDDADRTVQTVVTQEGQGTGVFQVCSRTNNGDSKLWRKHASARLRPTLTDELSHQGLDQAKTRCPEPVCLDALREQLRALGVEIPAIDSVDRAWQGTSEVLAHLCLPADQAEQRSRYCFDPAAADAALLSFAALLSTTPAESTEGSYFLAGVDRVVVQERPGEKLWSYAKLRPVNEKPVRLYMGDLFIYSEAGAMIAAFHGLRFQWANKASLAVAQSQAGPEKDWFYRLEWEPTNARGNSDIKDSDRSIRSSVDVAIERLPSQAEAHVREYRLEEYEAMRPDLDRACAGYIVNAFQQLGWDLVPGDRKQADDLASRLGVAAKHRRLFGRLLKVLDGEGILKADEDTCEVTHHPGSLAPDVLMAGLRERHNRLRPQIDLVEKCGRRLGAVLRAELDPLQLLFEGGSHAETEALYKDSPSAKAFNTLVGDAAAAFVAAGFPKAKLRVLEIGAGTGGTSAFVLPVLPADRTEYFFTDISVAFLERAREKFAEFPFVQYEILDIERNPQVQAFSQGSFDLVIATNVLHATSDIRKALANVRSLLAPGGMLLLLEVTRIERWVDLTFGLTDGWWKFSDHDLRPEGPALSASCWKQVLGEAGFQPAIVADSERIASGSPPLALIVAEAVDKKSPQALDVGTQAAGPRWIVFAGTDNTGTAVVDALQRRRNLCAIVSPGDRYTRTDVHFTVDPQRPQDFERAIREASDGSPNEIVFLWGLEAGRVSDNSDAAEKVTAMCASAARLVQGAVAANAGSRLWLVTQGAQAAGKTSHSLACEQAALWGLGRAIALEEPDIWGGLLDLDPRERLEDQAAWIIGNVTCADGEDQVAVRDGLRLAARLARLPSLPSGTLSVGPEGSYLITGGLGALGLKIARWLVEHKARHLVLIGRRGLPERTSWADVDPTTEAGRCIAAVNALEAMGATANVMAADVSDRSGMENLFARFGRAWPALHGVVHAAVKVPDERRICDLDERALREMLSAKVAGTRNLMDLAGNQPLEFVALFSSMAALLGLKGGGHYAAASQYLDAIAHDRRLSGLPVTSIDWGGWNEMRSPTGEIRRVVRVGPTTGSIHPMPSSKALEAMEAALISGLPQVAVAAIDWETFRSLHESRRPRALTSRLGSQGKRTAPPVGKEGTRDLRSRLSAAAQTERRGILQTFVRAAIARVLGIRNPDSIDPDKGLFEMGLDSLMSIDLKTRLEIGAGHPLPSTLIFNYPSISALTEYLAEDLLGRADQASSESRAEPIPETGPEGVGETIQPREASRMPDGLDGLSDDQVDDLLKEMLGQPGTTL
- a CDS encoding AMP-binding protein, translated to MTIDTHRLDRLDANAKRELLARLLRERPIASGEPFELSLGQEALWFLHELAPDSTAYNVAFCVRVLSEVDSERLEGALLKLLERHPMLRCTFVSGAQGPRQCIGPVPQRSLELVDASDWSEEELRGRVHEYYRRPFDFASGPIFRSTLFRRRGTGHVLLISAHHIVFDAWSLGIVLSDLATLYESGAAAVLPPKAGSYAGFVKWQQTMIESEEGREAWGYWRSRLERTSSTIDLPTDHPRPSVQSFQGATFDFNLPATLALQIRGLARAENTTPYTVLAAAFHALLHRYTGAPEVPIGTPLVGRSQQEFEHTVGYFVNPVVLCARVESGTTFRQHLAAMREATIAALQYGDFPFLEIVKRLQPARDPSRTPLFQVMLNLMKTTQVGVAGEVVRADSAVPLRLGSLAVEAFPLRQQEGQFDLDLDLLDTGAAMPAVLKYSTDLFEAGTIERMAGHFVTLLSAAVADPDRRIADLPLLTDQERTQVLVNWNATAKVYPETTIHRLIEEQVRRAPTATALVFEGRAMSYDELNRRDNQLARHLRGMGVGPDTLVGVCIERSFEMVVALLGVLKAGGAYVPVDPGYPADRQAYMIEDSRAPVLLTQANLAGGWANAGARVVVLDTGWEEIARQPGEDLQDGAQPDHLAYVIYTSGSTGKPKGAMNTHRAVSNRLLWMQDT